The following coding sequences lie in one Capsicum annuum cultivar UCD-10X-F1 chromosome 5, UCD10Xv1.1, whole genome shotgun sequence genomic window:
- the LOC107871286 gene encoding NEDD8-specific protease 1 has translation MGKSKADEKILSYNDVVLRRSDLDILNGPNYLNDRIIEFYFSYLSSLFPSEDIVLVPPSIAFWIKECPDPASLKDFMEPFHFSRRKLILLPINDNSNVCMAEGGSHWSLLAFHRNSNMFVHHDSSGCCMNEYHSKQVCNVTLPYTASNASYEEYPNTPKQVNGYDCGMYVLAIARVICDWYATSSGNQDADTLWFSRLEQVSPSAVSEMRKDILGLIKGLMT, from the coding sequence ATGGGTAAATCGAAAGCAGATGAGAAGATTCTGAGCTACAACGATGTTGTTCTCAGGCGATCAGATTTGGACATTCTGAATGGTCCTAATTATCTGAATGACCGCATCATTGAGTTCTATTTTAGCTATCTGAGCTCACTCTTTCCATCTGAGGACATAGTACTGGTACCACCTTCCATTGCTTTCTGGATTAAAGAGTGTCCTGATCCTGCAAGTCTGAAGGATTTCATGGAACCATTTCATTTTTCTCGAAGGAAGTTGATTCTCTTACCTATCAACGATAATTCTAACGTGTGTATGGCTGAAGGTGGGAGTCATTGGAGCTTACTGGCTTTTCATAGAAACTCCAATATGTTTGTACATCACGACAGCTCTGGGTGCTGCATGAATGAGTATCATTCCAAACAAGTATgcaatgttactcttccctataCAGCATCCAACGCCAGTTATGAAGAGTATCCAAACACACCAAAGCAAGTTAATGGCTATGATTGTGGCATGTATGTCTTAGCTATTGCACGAGTCATCTGTGATTGGTATGCTACAAGCAGTGGAAACCAAGATGCAGATACTCTCTGGTTCTCTCGTTTGGAACAGGTCAGTCCAAGTGCTGTTTCGGAGATGCGTAAAGATATTCTGGGGCTAATAAAAGGTCTGATGACTTAA